A stretch of the Metopolophium dirhodum isolate CAU chromosome 8, ASM1992520v1, whole genome shotgun sequence genome encodes the following:
- the LOC132950857 gene encoding uncharacterized protein LOC132950857: protein MMENKGELYNFIQFKLLAPDGIKKCQNINNEENNGQTIILDKYNSRDFSIIMNSLKTFNHMKMKKNENLNNLNIFFNYINHSKEAHNKALAIFNSRLNNK, encoded by the exons ATGA TGGAAAATAAAGGggagttatataattttatacaatttaaactactTGCTCCAGATGGAATTAAgaaatgtcaaaatataaataatgaagaaaataatggacaaaccattattttagataaatataattcaag agatttttcaattataatgaaCAGTTTGAAGACATTCAATCATATGAAAATGAAGAAAaacgaaaatttaaataacctaaatattttttttaattatatt aatCACAGCAAAGAAGCCCACAATAAAGCACTAGCAATATTCAATTCAaggttaaataataagtaa
- the LOC132951120 gene encoding uncharacterized protein LOC132951120 isoform X1, protein MLKLNKHKNNIKKPYRDNVRLPLRMVIYKTVSREELTQYSKRDTNLAQNRYIKYADVDDEMYTVKNVQNNNNFVQTNINFDSAKSCSVHDMFNKPIKNKVNLQFENVISKNHSLKLVEKKIIQEINVYNAVDLLKINKHELYHQTKFEMNQVLFGLDEKISEDNTISKQNDDFNTLEEENTSITSTLQHQQFFNTKHLMNGLHLLGIFNRSDLQATKNIN, encoded by the exons ATGTTGAAGTtgaataaacacaaaaataatataaaaaaaccttatCGCGATAATGTTCGGCTACCATTACGTATGGTGATATATAAAACTGTATCTCGTGAAGAATTAACTCAGTATTCAAAACGAGATACAAACCTAGCACAGAATCG gtacataaaatatgcaGACGTTGATGATGAAATGTATACAGTCAAGAATgttcaaaataacaataattttgtgcagacaaatataaattttgattcTGCTAAATCATGTTCAGTCCATGATATGTTTAATAagcctattaaaaataaagtaaatttacaGTTTGAAAATGTGATTTCCAAAAACCACTCATTAAaattggttgaaaaaaaaatcattcaagaAATTAATGTATACAATGCAGTAGaccttttaaaaatcaataaacatgAATTATATCACCAAACTAAATTTGAAATGAATCAAGTTTTATTTGGTTTAGATGAAAAAATTTCAGAAGAC aacacaATATCAAAACAGAATGATGATTTTAATACACTGGAAGAAGAAAATACTAGTATTACATCTACATTACAACATCAACAATTCTTCAATACTAAGCACTTAATGAATGGATTGCATTTACTTGGGATTTTTAATAGAAGTGATCTTCAGGcaacaaaaaacataaattaa
- the LOC132951120 gene encoding uncharacterized protein LOC132951120 isoform X2 — translation MLKLNKHKNNIKKPYRDNVRLPLRMVIYKTVSREELTQYSKRDTNLAQNRYIKYADVDDEMYTVKNVQNNNNFVQTNINFDSAKSCSVHDMFNKPIKNKVNLQFENVISKNHSLKLVEKKIIQEINVYNAVDLLKINKHELYHQTKFEMNQVLFGLDEKISEDVEHNIKTE, via the exons ATGTTGAAGTtgaataaacacaaaaataatataaaaaaaccttatCGCGATAATGTTCGGCTACCATTACGTATGGTGATATATAAAACTGTATCTCGTGAAGAATTAACTCAGTATTCAAAACGAGATACAAACCTAGCACAGAATCG gtacataaaatatgcaGACGTTGATGATGAAATGTATACAGTCAAGAATgttcaaaataacaataattttgtgcagacaaatataaattttgattcTGCTAAATCATGTTCAGTCCATGATATGTTTAATAagcctattaaaaataaagtaaatttacaGTTTGAAAATGTGATTTCCAAAAACCACTCATTAAaattggttgaaaaaaaaatcattcaagaAATTAATGTATACAATGCAGTAGaccttttaaaaatcaataaacatgAATTATATCACCAAACTAAATTTGAAATGAATCAAGTTTTATTTGGTTTAGATGAAAAAATTTCAGAAGACGTAG aacacaATATCAAAACAGAATGA